In Mastigocladopsis repens PCC 10914, a single window of DNA contains:
- a CDS encoding GumC family protein: protein MEISFLKTSSLNGNNGNRSYVPQLLPTQPLPLLEGQEDDWDLFQILGIIKRRALVIAVVITAVMACVVGVTLKQKPEYQAKFRILAEPVNSDDNTLPKIASDFERKLDKSSLDYETQIQVLKSPELMTSIVKQLQVSYPDINYDSLVNSLIIARLGETKIIEVRYQSHDPAKIKVVLDTLAQAYLKYSLENRQTNLRQGIQFVDKQLPSIQSRVDQFQQQLQKFRQDYDFIDPETQSQQIAQLAQLLSEQRLAINQQLTKARAYFTSLQGPEGAKAALSDAPVYQQLVIQIRQLEAQTASDLTRFQKDSLPIEILREKRQRLLPLLRQEAQRVWSIKVAEVANEIQNLESQSQTLVLAEKKLHQKAEQLPVLARQYTELQRNLQVATESLNRFLTTRENLQIEAAQTQIPWQLVQAPVQPQVPVSPNTQRNLILGFVASTLFGIGGALLTEKLDNTYHTVDALKDKLKLPLLATIPFEKQLSRTQDRTVADKTHTQLTNLPSQDSSKSDEIVKHLDAFVEDYNQYESLKFLEALRVLHTNIQLLSSDQRIRSIVISSAMAGDGKSTVAFHLAQIASAMGQRVLLVDADLRRPRIHALSNINNLWGLSSVISGSMPVETVIRQAPSMRELSIITAGPIPPDPTKLLSSQKMKQLMADFHQAFDLVIYDAPPLLGLADASLLAPCSDGIMLVARMHKTDRSALKEAIDSLKIGRSNILGLVVNGYKNVSHYNYYK, encoded by the coding sequence ATGGAGATTTCTTTCTTGAAAACCTCATCTCTCAACGGGAATAACGGGAATAGGAGCTACGTACCTCAATTGCTTCCAACTCAACCTTTGCCTTTGTTAGAAGGACAAGAGGATGATTGGGATTTGTTCCAAATCCTAGGTATTATCAAACGGCGAGCGCTAGTAATTGCAGTGGTCATAACTGCTGTAATGGCTTGTGTTGTGGGTGTAACGCTAAAACAAAAACCAGAATATCAAGCCAAATTCCGGATTTTAGCGGAACCTGTCAATAGTGATGACAACACGTTACCAAAAATAGCCTCTGATTTTGAGCGCAAATTAGATAAGTCCAGTCTAGATTACGAAACTCAGATTCAGGTTCTCAAGAGTCCTGAACTCATGACAAGTATTGTTAAGCAGTTGCAAGTTTCTTATCCAGATATTAACTATGATTCTCTTGTAAACTCTTTGATTATTGCCCGTTTAGGCGAAACGAAGATTATAGAAGTTCGCTACCAAAGTCATGATCCTGCAAAGATTAAAGTTGTACTAGATACACTGGCTCAGGCTTACTTAAAGTACAGTTTGGAAAATCGGCAAACCAATTTGCGTCAAGGGATTCAATTTGTTGACAAACAACTGCCATCCATACAGAGTCGGGTTGATCAGTTCCAGCAACAACTGCAAAAGTTCCGACAAGACTACGACTTTATCGACCCAGAAACCCAATCACAGCAAATTGCCCAGCTAGCTCAACTTTTATCTGAGCAACGGCTAGCGATTAATCAACAGTTGACGAAAGCTCGTGCTTATTTCACTAGCCTGCAGGGACCAGAAGGAGCAAAAGCAGCACTGAGTGATGCTCCTGTGTATCAGCAGTTAGTTATTCAGATTCGCCAATTAGAAGCTCAGACGGCTTCTGATTTAACTCGTTTCCAAAAAGATAGCCTACCCATCGAAATATTGCGAGAAAAGCGGCAAAGGCTGTTACCCTTGCTACGTCAAGAGGCTCAGCGGGTTTGGTCTATAAAAGTTGCTGAAGTGGCGAATGAAATTCAGAATTTAGAATCGCAGAGTCAAACACTTGTCCTAGCCGAAAAGAAACTTCACCAAAAAGCTGAGCAATTACCAGTTTTGGCACGGCAATACACAGAATTACAGCGGAACTTACAAGTAGCCACTGAGAGCCTAAATCGTTTTCTCACGACCCGCGAAAATCTACAAATTGAGGCAGCCCAGACACAAATTCCCTGGCAGTTAGTTCAAGCGCCAGTTCAGCCACAAGTGCCTGTGTCTCCTAACACTCAACGTAATTTGATTTTGGGATTCGTCGCTAGTACACTCTTTGGAATCGGTGGCGCGTTACTCACCGAAAAGCTTGACAATACTTACCATACGGTTGATGCCCTCAAGGACAAGCTCAAACTACCCCTGCTAGCAACTATTCCATTTGAAAAGCAACTTTCAAGAACTCAAGACCGCACTGTTGCAGATAAAACTCACACACAATTGACAAATTTGCCTTCTCAGGACAGTTCTAAGTCAGATGAAATTGTCAAGCATTTGGATGCATTTGTTGAAGACTACAACCAGTATGAATCCTTAAAATTTTTGGAAGCTTTACGGGTACTTCATACGAATATTCAACTGCTTAGTTCTGATCAGAGAATTCGCTCAATAGTCATTAGTTCTGCTATGGCTGGAGATGGTAAGTCAACGGTTGCATTCCACTTAGCACAGATAGCTTCTGCTATGGGACAACGAGTACTACTGGTAGATGCGGATCTGCGCCGACCTCGGATTCATGCTTTATCAAATATAAATAACTTGTGGGGATTAAGTAGTGTCATTTCTGGAAGTATGCCAGTAGAGACGGTGATCCGCCAAGCGCCTTCTATGCGCGAACTTTCTATAATCACTGCTGGACCCATTCCACCTGACCCCACAAAGTTGCTCTCGTCCCAAAAAATGAAGCAACTGATGGCAGATTTCCATCAAGCCTTCGACTTAGTAATTTATGATGCCCCTCCCTTGCTTGGGCTAGCTGATGCTAGCTTGCTAGCACCCTGCTCAGACGGGATTATGCTTGTGGCTAGGATGCACAAAACAGACCGTTCAGCACTGAAAGAAGCTATAGATAGCCTAAAAATAGGGCGAAGCAATATCTTAGGTCTAGTTGTTAACGGGTACAAAAATGTTAGTCATTACAACTATTACAAATAA
- a CDS encoding 2Fe-2S iron-sulfur cluster-binding protein — translation MAIYQVRLINSEIGLDRTIEVPDDQYILDIAQEAGIRLPSGCKQGECSACVAKITSGEIDQSEQKFLRPNEVEAGYTITCVAYPLSDCTLETHQEQVLYKSSLYFQGNTAPLE, via the coding sequence ATGGCAATTTATCAAGTTCGACTCATCAATTCCGAAATTGGATTAGATCGCACCATAGAAGTCCCAGATGACCAGTATATTCTTGATATCGCCCAAGAAGCTGGTATCCGTTTACCATCAGGATGCAAACAAGGGGAATGTTCTGCCTGTGTTGCCAAGATAACCAGTGGAGAAATTGACCAAAGTGAGCAAAAGTTTCTGCGTCCAAATGAAGTAGAGGCTGGCTACACTATTACCTGTGTTGCTTATCCTTTGTCGGATTGCACTTTAGAAACTCATCAAGAACAAGTCTTGTATAAATCATCGCTTTACTTTCAAGGAAATACTGCACCATTAGAATAG
- a CDS encoding phage holin family protein — protein MIGAFVTAIATALSLLIVDLVVPGVNIDNFPAAMIAALAIGFINGSVKPVLSVLSLPLNFLSLGAFSLIVNGICFSLAAFFVPGFQVHGLIGFLLGPVVLSFASTFINKYFAERNLALPSSQDAKNKAELPSS, from the coding sequence ATGATTGGAGCATTTGTCACCGCTATAGCAACAGCTTTAAGCTTGCTAATTGTGGATTTAGTTGTTCCTGGTGTTAACATTGATAATTTCCCAGCAGCAATGATCGCTGCTTTGGCTATTGGTTTTATCAATGGTTCAGTCAAGCCAGTTCTATCGGTTCTTTCTTTGCCACTTAATTTCCTGAGCTTAGGAGCATTTTCACTCATTGTCAACGGCATCTGTTTCTCTTTAGCAGCATTTTTTGTTCCTGGGTTCCAAGTTCACGGATTAATTGGTTTTCTTCTCGGTCCTGTTGTTCTTTCTTTTGCTAGCACTTTCATTAACAAATACTTTGCTGAAAGAAATTTGGCTTTACCTAGCAGCCAAGATGCAAAGAACAAAGCAGAACTGCCATCAAGCTAA
- a CDS encoding transposase, with product MDSQAVKNTCNASVESKGFCFYKATNGIKRHLAVDILGFPFFTHCTTANVSDDQGLIEMLSQNIDYFQSKPLELPKTTILVDHGYHPEKIIPALEQIYPQIMTKIQFELSAKPSKAEKQAKGQSGFVPVAARWVIERSNAWVERCKSLVKNFDRTLARANAKLKLCFIRLMLKRLAAS from the coding sequence ATTGATTCACAAGCGGTCAAAAATACTTGTAATGCCAGTGTTGAGTCGAAAGGGTTTTGTTTTTACAAAGCAACCAACGGGATTAAAAGACATCTAGCAGTGGATATATTGGGTTTCCCTTTCTTCACTCACTGCACCACCGCCAACGTATCTGATGACCAGGGGTTGATTGAAATGCTCTCACAAAATATCGATTATTTCCAATCTAAACCACTGGAATTGCCCAAAACAACTATCTTGGTAGATCATGGCTATCATCCTGAAAAAATTATCCCGGCCTTAGAGCAAATTTATCCCCAGATCATGACCAAAATCCAATTTGAACTCTCTGCCAAGCCATCAAAAGCTGAAAAGCAAGCCAAAGGACAATCCGGATTTGTTCCGGTGGCTGCTAGATGGGTGATAGAGAGATCCAATGCTTGGGTAGAGCGATGTAAAAGTTTAGTCAAAAACTTTGACCGCACACTCGCTCGTGCCAATGCCAAGCTCAAACTTTGTTTTATCCGATTGATGCTCAAACGATTAGCTGCTAGCTAG
- a CDS encoding YqaE/Pmp3 family membrane protein has translation MKLVRFLLGLVVPPLGVFLTVGVGSTLLINVLLTLLGWLPGSIHAIWVIAKHEEKLDRGGEIY, from the coding sequence ATGAAACTAGTTCGTTTTCTTCTTGGTTTAGTCGTGCCTCCTTTAGGCGTTTTCCTAACAGTTGGAGTTGGTTCTACTCTGTTGATTAACGTTTTACTTACGCTTCTTGGTTGGCTTCCCGGTAGTATTCATGCAATTTGGGTCATTGCCAAGCACGAAGAGAAACTGGACAGAGGGGGAGAAATATACTAA
- a CDS encoding alpha/beta hydrolase, with amino-acid sequence MNRNRLLLMVAALLLIAFSWWGVITARTGLVVRSLKPEGVPMLYLAPRNAEKIPGVLIAHGYAGSKQLMLGYAHVLAHAGYAVMLWDFDSHGANAKPLERGSLQQNLDVAYAAILEQPEVDSSRLALLGHSMGSGAVMSAGIRDVNRFAATVAVSPTGANVTPLAPRNMQLQAGSWEGRFVANAQRLLVAAGGENNNFGQGRGRELVIIPNAEHITILFRDASHQAAKNWLNATFGVQRSSNYVDYRMVWYFLHLLAWLALLGAVAPVITSPSTPDKLKVHQVRSWGGLLAAPFVASGVLAFLSRGGNIGSLGGLLVGGAVSIWFGAAGLVWLAVMFRLPRPTVRTVGLGVALFIVLWVAFGAMAQVVWLQWWLIPARLKLFPLMSLACFPWFLASGVAQQGVGVGRRILWWLGQSVILVGGFIFVLYLLPELGFIYLLLPLFPLVMGIFSYAASLFEEPWSYAIGSALLFGWILAAAFPLAS; translated from the coding sequence ATGAATCGCAATCGTTTATTGTTGATGGTCGCCGCACTGTTGCTGATTGCCTTTTCTTGGTGGGGTGTCATTACGGCGCGGACTGGCTTAGTGGTGCGTAGCCTTAAGCCTGAAGGCGTGCCCATGCTGTACCTTGCGCCACGCAACGCCGAGAAGATACCGGGTGTCCTCATAGCTCATGGTTATGCAGGTTCCAAGCAATTGATGTTGGGTTACGCCCACGTTTTGGCACACGCAGGTTATGCTGTGATGCTGTGGGATTTTGACAGTCATGGGGCTAACGCCAAACCACTGGAACGTGGTTCACTCCAGCAAAACTTAGATGTTGCTTATGCAGCAATTTTGGAACAACCAGAAGTAGATTCGTCGCGCTTAGCGTTGCTAGGGCATTCTATGGGGAGTGGTGCGGTAATGTCGGCGGGTATCCGCGATGTCAACCGTTTTGCTGCAACTGTTGCGGTTTCGCCCACGGGTGCAAATGTAACGCCATTAGCGCCGCGTAACATGCAACTACAAGCTGGTAGTTGGGAAGGTCGCTTTGTTGCCAATGCACAGCGGTTGCTGGTGGCGGCGGGAGGAGAAAATAACAACTTTGGTCAGGGAAGGGGACGCGAACTTGTCATCATTCCCAATGCCGAACACATCACAATTCTGTTTCGCGATGCTAGCCATCAAGCCGCGAAAAATTGGCTTAATGCCACTTTTGGAGTGCAACGCAGCAGTAACTATGTTGACTATCGGATGGTTTGGTATTTCCTGCACTTGCTAGCATGGCTGGCTTTACTTGGTGCAGTTGCTCCCGTAATAACTTCGCCTTCCACCCCAGATAAGCTGAAGGTGCACCAGGTGAGAAGCTGGGGAGGTTTACTGGCTGCACCGTTTGTGGCAAGTGGTGTACTCGCATTTTTGAGTCGTGGTGGCAATATTGGCAGTTTGGGTGGCTTGCTGGTAGGCGGTGCAGTCAGCATCTGGTTCGGCGCTGCGGGTTTGGTTTGGCTAGCTGTCATGTTTCGCTTACCGCGTCCTACAGTACGAACTGTCGGGTTAGGTGTAGCTCTATTTATAGTATTGTGGGTTGCCTTTGGCGCAATGGCGCAGGTGGTGTGGCTACAGTGGTGGCTTATTCCAGCGCGGTTGAAGTTGTTTCCCCTTATGTCACTCGCTTGTTTCCCTTGGTTTTTGGCATCAGGAGTCGCACAACAAGGCGTTGGAGTTGGACGACGAATTTTGTGGTGGCTAGGACAAAGTGTGATTTTGGTAGGGGGTTTTATTTTCGTGCTTTACTTGTTGCCAGAACTCGGCTTCATTTATCTTTTGCTACCATTGTTTCCCTTGGTTATGGGGATTTTTTCTTATGCTGCCAGCTTATTTGAAGAACCTTGGAGTTATGCCATTGGTAGCGCCTTATTGTTTGGTTGGATACTAGCAGCTGCCTTTCCTTTAGCTAGCTAG
- a CDS encoding transposase produces MGYSSDVTDLEWEIIEPLLPTKKKTRPPVWTKRQILNGIFYQLKNGCNWADLPRDLPPYSTVFWHYKQWCEDGILDSIMANLHQGVREQVKKNHTGQP; encoded by the coding sequence ATGGGATATTCAAGCGACGTGACAGACTTGGAATGGGAAATTATCGAGCCGTTATTGCCGACCAAGAAGAAAACAAGACCTCCTGTGTGGACAAAGAGGCAAATATTGAACGGGATATTTTATCAACTTAAGAATGGTTGCAACTGGGCAGACTTACCCAGAGATTTGCCGCCCTATTCTACTGTGTTCTGGCATTACAAGCAGTGGTGTGAAGATGGCATCCTGGACTCAATTATGGCTAATTTACATCAGGGAGTGCGTGAACAAGTAAAAAAAAACCACACTGGACAACCCTGA
- a CDS encoding aldo/keto reductase, with protein sequence MNLPTSSRLQFTPDLNICRVLNGMWQVSGAHGRINPKAAIQSMIKYVDAGFTTWDLADHYGPAEDFIGEFRRQLVATHGEEALLNIQAFTKWVPRPTRMTRELVEENINISLRRMGVNSLDLMQFHWWEYRDKNYLDALKYMAELQAEGKIKHLALTNFDTEHLQIIIDAGIKIVSNQVQFSLVDRRPEVNMIQLCQEHDVKLFTYGTVCGGLLSEKYLGKPEPRGFDLTTASLRKYKNMIDSWGGWKTFQQLLSTLKQIADKHSVSISNVAVRYILDKPTVAGVIVGARLGVSEHIEDTARVFNFTLDAEDLNQINAVSSKSRDLYQLIGDCGDEYRR encoded by the coding sequence ATGAATCTACCTACATCAAGTCGCTTACAATTTACACCTGATTTAAACATTTGTCGCGTCCTCAACGGAATGTGGCAAGTCTCCGGCGCACACGGACGCATTAACCCAAAAGCTGCCATCCAAAGTATGATCAAATATGTGGATGCAGGCTTTACTACTTGGGACTTAGCAGACCACTATGGACCAGCAGAAGATTTTATTGGTGAGTTCCGCCGTCAGCTAGTTGCTACTCATGGCGAAGAGGCTTTATTGAACATTCAAGCCTTTACGAAATGGGTACCTCGTCCCACCAGGATGACAAGAGAGTTAGTTGAGGAAAACATTAATATTTCCTTGAGAAGGATGGGTGTAAACTCTTTAGATTTAATGCAATTTCACTGGTGGGAATACCGGGATAAAAATTACCTTGATGCCCTCAAGTATATGGCGGAACTCCAAGCTGAGGGAAAAATAAAGCATTTAGCTTTGACTAACTTTGATACAGAACATTTACAAATTATCATCGATGCAGGCATCAAAATAGTTTCCAACCAAGTGCAATTTTCTCTTGTTGACCGCCGTCCTGAAGTTAATATGATTCAGTTGTGTCAAGAACACGATGTAAAACTTTTCACATATGGTACAGTTTGCGGTGGTTTGTTATCAGAAAAGTACTTAGGTAAACCGGAACCGCGAGGTTTTGATCTGACTACTGCTAGCTTGAGAAAATATAAAAATATGATAGATTCTTGGGGTGGTTGGAAAACTTTTCAACAATTACTTTCTACCCTTAAACAAATAGCGGACAAACACAGCGTCAGTATCTCCAATGTGGCAGTGCGTTATATTTTGGATAAACCAACTGTTGCAGGTGTCATTGTTGGCGCGAGGCTTGGTGTCTCCGAACACATAGAAGACACTGCCAGAGTGTTTAACTTCACACTGGATGCTGAGGATTTAAATCAAATAAATGCCGTATCTAGTAAGTCACGGGATTTGTATCAGTTGATTGGTGACTGTGGCGACGAATATCGGCGATGA
- a CDS encoding vitamin K epoxide reductase family protein — protein MEPTQLSQELRQGKSPDMTRRRWIIGLSMLGGSMGQLVSLYQTGIVDHLPDPPGPFDADRVDASNYAYSRFNSPDGPLMVANYAITAWLASAGGIDRARRNPLLPIAMGVKLLFDGVLSAELAREEWSENKAFCEYCQVATLCSFASIVLAVPEVMTAVRTLLGRRDKNSTARSSTR, from the coding sequence ATGGAGCCAACACAACTGAGTCAAGAACTGCGTCAAGGAAAAAGTCCCGATATGACTCGTCGGCGATGGATTATTGGCTTGTCTATGCTTGGGGGTTCGATGGGGCAACTCGTCTCACTCTACCAAACCGGGATCGTTGATCACTTACCCGATCCGCCAGGACCTTTCGACGCAGACCGCGTTGACGCGTCTAACTACGCTTACAGCCGATTCAACTCACCCGATGGACCGCTAATGGTTGCTAATTACGCTATCACTGCCTGGCTGGCTTCCGCTGGTGGTATCGACCGCGCACGGCGTAACCCGCTCCTACCAATTGCAATGGGCGTCAAGCTCCTGTTCGACGGGGTTCTCTCGGCCGAGCTAGCTCGTGAGGAATGGAGCGAGAACAAAGCGTTTTGTGAGTACTGCCAGGTTGCGACGCTTTGCTCGTTCGCGTCCATAGTGCTCGCAGTCCCTGAGGTTATGACTGCTGTTCGCACCTTGCTTGGACGCCGGGACAAAAACAGCACTGCACGCAGCAGCACACGTTGA
- a CDS encoding Tex family protein, translating into MLNIPQLLATELNLKPFQVQNALELLTEGATIPFIARYRKERTGEMNEVQLREIEDKYNYLRELEERKSVILKAIAEQDKLTDELKQKIESCLQKTELEDLYLPYRPKRRTRATAAREKGLEPLAEFIKSLNVKNGAAASLEAEAAKYISQEKGVKTAEEALKGASDILAEEVAEKAELRAYLREYLLEEGVFVSRIKDDRPEGTTKFEMYRNYQMKVKNIAPHNLLALCRGEAEEVLSFEISFDEDLVLSYLESKEIKTKVRAIRDFYQAMLKDAFNRLMKASIMSEVISEKKTQADIESIKTFEANLRELLLSAPAGMKPTLAIDPGFRTGCKVAVLDQTGKFLEYQAVFPHQAAEQRQKAAQTLRNLIEKYKIELIAIGNGTASRETDEFVLQVLQTMERKPTKVMVNESGASIYSASKVALEEFPDLDITVRGAISIGRRLQDPLAELVKIDPKSIGVGQYQHDVDQKLLKKKLDDTVESCVNYVGVDLNTASKELLTFVSGITSSVANNIVAYRNQHGAFKNRRELKKVAKLGPKAFEQAAGFLRIRGSDNPLDNTAVHPESYPVVQAIASDLGVPLTQITQIGEKLKKTNLQKYVTDTVGEPTLRDILNELEKPGRDPRAEFKYATFKEGIKEISHLKEGMELEGIVTNVANFGAFVDIGVHQDGLVHISQLADRFVDDPKKIVKVGQVVKVQVLEVNEKLKRISLSMKSVKQ; encoded by the coding sequence ATGCTGAACATTCCTCAATTACTGGCTACTGAACTCAACCTTAAACCCTTTCAGGTGCAAAACGCGCTAGAACTTTTGACCGAGGGTGCGACAATTCCCTTTATTGCACGGTATCGCAAAGAGCGTACAGGCGAAATGAATGAAGTCCAGTTACGCGAAATTGAAGATAAGTATAATTACTTAAGAGAATTGGAAGAAAGGAAATCGGTGATTTTGAAGGCGATCGCCGAACAAGATAAACTCACCGATGAACTCAAACAAAAAATTGAATCCTGTTTACAAAAAACCGAACTAGAGGATTTATATCTCCCCTACCGTCCGAAACGCCGCACTCGCGCCACTGCTGCTAGAGAAAAAGGACTCGAACCGCTTGCGGAGTTCATCAAGTCGCTGAACGTCAAAAATGGTGCAGCGGCGTCGCTGGAAGCGGAAGCGGCGAAGTATATCTCCCAGGAAAAGGGAGTCAAAACAGCAGAAGAAGCGCTCAAAGGTGCTTCTGATATCCTAGCGGAAGAAGTTGCGGAAAAAGCAGAACTGCGTGCATATCTGCGGGAGTACTTGCTGGAGGAAGGGGTGTTTGTCTCCCGCATCAAAGATGATCGTCCAGAAGGGACAACCAAGTTTGAGATGTACCGCAATTATCAGATGAAGGTGAAAAACATTGCACCCCACAATCTGCTGGCGTTGTGTCGCGGTGAAGCAGAGGAAGTGTTGAGTTTTGAAATTTCCTTTGATGAGGATCTGGTGCTTTCCTATTTGGAGTCAAAGGAAATTAAGACAAAAGTCCGCGCCATTCGTGATTTTTATCAGGCGATGCTGAAGGATGCATTTAACCGCTTGATGAAAGCTTCCATAATGAGTGAAGTGATTTCGGAGAAGAAAACGCAAGCAGATATTGAGTCTATCAAGACGTTTGAAGCGAATTTGCGCGAGTTGCTGCTGTCAGCACCAGCGGGGATGAAACCGACGCTAGCTATAGATCCAGGGTTTAGAACTGGGTGCAAAGTTGCTGTACTCGATCAAACCGGGAAATTTTTGGAATACCAAGCGGTATTTCCCCATCAAGCAGCCGAACAACGCCAAAAAGCTGCACAAACTCTGAGAAATTTAATTGAGAAGTACAAAATAGAGTTAATCGCCATTGGTAACGGTACAGCTTCCCGGGAGACAGATGAGTTTGTCTTGCAAGTGCTGCAAACAATGGAACGCAAACCAACTAAAGTCATGGTGAATGAGTCGGGTGCTTCGATATATTCTGCAAGCAAAGTTGCTTTAGAAGAATTTCCCGATTTAGATATTACCGTGCGCGGTGCCATTAGTATTGGTCGCCGTTTGCAAGATCCACTTGCGGAACTCGTGAAAATCGATCCCAAGTCCATCGGTGTGGGACAATACCAGCATGACGTGGATCAGAAGTTGTTGAAAAAGAAGTTGGATGACACGGTTGAAAGCTGCGTCAACTACGTCGGCGTAGACTTGAATACTGCTTCTAAGGAACTTCTCACCTTTGTCTCTGGCATTACGTCAAGCGTTGCCAATAACATTGTCGCTTATCGTAACCAGCACGGCGCGTTTAAAAATCGCCGGGAACTCAAGAAAGTCGCGAAATTGGGACCAAAAGCATTTGAACAGGCGGCGGGTTTCTTACGTATTCGCGGTAGTGACAACCCCTTGGATAATACTGCTGTACACCCAGAGAGTTATCCAGTGGTGCAGGCGATCGCATCTGATCTGGGCGTACCATTAACTCAAATCACTCAAATTGGCGAAAAGCTGAAAAAAACGAATCTCCAGAAATACGTCACCGATACGGTTGGCGAACCTACCCTGCGCGATATCCTCAACGAATTAGAAAAGCCAGGAAGAGATCCACGCGCTGAGTTTAAGTATGCCACCTTCAAAGAGGGAATCAAGGAAATCTCTCACCTTAAAGAAGGGATGGAATTAGAAGGTATCGTCACGAATGTTGCCAACTTTGGCGCTTTCGTTGATATTGGTGTGCATCAGGACGGTTTAGTGCATATCTCCCAACTTGCTGATAGATTTGTTGACGATCCAAAGAAAATCGTGAAGGTGGGACAAGTTGTGAAAGTGCAAGTGCTGGAAGTCAACGAGAAATTGAAGCGGATTAGTTTGTCGATGAAATCAGTTAAGCAGTAG
- the petJ gene encoding cytochrome c6 PetJ has protein sequence MSIKLKKLLTIILLTFIVLNVNFIPTAIAGSTANGEKIFSVQCAGCHINGSNIVRRGKNLKLKALKKYSMDSIEAISSIVANGKNNMSAYKDRLSEQEIQDVAAYVLEQAQKGWR, from the coding sequence ATGAGTATTAAATTAAAGAAGCTACTGACAATTATCTTACTGACATTCATTGTCTTAAATGTAAACTTCATTCCTACAGCAATAGCTGGCTCTACAGCTAACGGAGAAAAAATCTTTAGCGTTCAATGTGCTGGTTGTCATATTAACGGTAGCAACATTGTCAGGAGAGGCAAGAACTTGAAACTCAAAGCTCTCAAAAAATATAGCATGGATTCCATTGAGGCAATTTCCTCCATTGTTGCTAATGGTAAAAACAATATGTCAGCTTACAAAGACCGCCTTAGCGAACAAGAAATACAAGATGTCGCTGCTTATGTTTTAGAGCAAGCCCAAAAAGGCTGGCGATGA